A single Argentina anserina chromosome 7, drPotAnse1.1, whole genome shotgun sequence DNA region contains:
- the LOC126801657 gene encoding dnaJ protein ERDJ2A-like, with protein MAASEENNALFPIFILTIMALALVPYTIIKLCSAASKETKSIHCKCSDCSRSGKYRRSLFKRISNFSTCSNLTLVLLWVVMIVLVYYIKTQSVENQIFDPYHILGLEPGVPESEIKKAYRKLSVIYHPDKNPDKEANEYFVEKIVKAYQALTDPVSRENYEKYGHPDGRQGFQMGIALPQFLLEGKQNGGLLLLGIVGVCILLPLVIAVVYLSKSAKYTGNYVMHHTLSTYYYFMKPSLAPSKVMDVFIKAAEYTEVPIRRTDNEPLQKLFMLVRSELNLDLKNIKQEQAKFWKQHPALVKTELLIQAQLTRETASLSPYLQGDFKHVLELAPRLLEELMKMALVPRNAQGQGWLRPAIGVVELSQCIIQAVPLSARKATGGSSEGIAPFLQLPHFSEAVVKKIGRKKVRVFQELCDMSMQERAELLSQVAGFSPAEVEDVEMVLAAMPSISLDIKCETEGEEGIQEGDIVTVNAWVTLQRDNGLIGALPHAPYFPFHKEENFWFLLADSVSNNVWFWQKVNFMEEAAAITAASKTIEETMEGSGANMKEISAAVKETIDKVKSGSRLVTGKLPAPAEGNYNLTCYCLCDSWLGCDRRTNLKVKILKRTRAGTRGGFAEDGPITEDGIEEEEDVDDEEYDEDYESEYSEDEADEQQDTKQKGPAANGDAHKEGTDSEGSDSEEE; from the exons ATGGCCGCTTCGGAGGAGAATAATGCATTGTTTCCTATTTTTATCTTGACCATTATGGCACTGGCTTTAGTGCCCTACACGATTATAAAGCTGTGTAGTGCTGCCTCAAAGGAAACAAAGAGCATCCACTGCAAGTGCAGTGACTGCTCTCGTTCGGGGAAGTACCGTAGGTCGTTGTTCAAGCGT attTCAAACTTCTCAACATGCAGTAACTTGACATTAGTACTGCTTTGGGTCGTCATGATAGTCCTGGTTTATTACATCAAGACTCAGAGCGTGGAG AATCAAATTTTTGACCCATACCATATCCTCGGTCTGGAACCTGGAGTTCCAGAGTCTGAAATAAAGAAGGCGTACAGGAAGCTTTCAGTGATATACCATCCAGATAAAAATCCAGATAAAG agGCCAACGAGTACTTTGTGGAGAAAATAGTGAAGGCTTATCAGGCTTTGACAGATCCGGTATCTCGTGAAAATTATGAAAAGTATGGCCATCCAGATGGCAGACAG GGGTTTCAAATGGGAATAGCTCTTCCCCAATTCCTACTAGAAGGCAAGCAAAATGGTGGCTTACTCTTGCTCGGGATTGTTGGTGTTTGCATTCTTTTGCCCTTGGTAATAGCTGTTGTCTATCTCTCAAAGTCGGCAAAATATACTGGCAACTATGTCATGCACCATACATTGTCCACTTACTATTACTTTATGAAGCCTTCTCTGGCTCCCAG CAAAGTGATGGACGTCTTCATAAAGGCTGCAGAGTATACTGAAGTTCCAATTCGTAGAACAGACAACGAACCCCTCCAGAAGCTTTTTATGCTAGTTAGGAGTGAACTAAATCTGGACCTCAAAAACATTAAGCAAGAGCAGGCAAAATTTTGGAAGCAGCATCCAGCACTTGTAAAG ACTGAACTGTTGATTCAAGCACAGTTAACTCGTGAGACAGCATCATTATCTCCATACCTGCAAGGTGATTTTAAACATGTTCTGGAACTTGCTCCTCGCCTCCTTGAAGAATTGATGAAG ATGGCACTGGTTCCACGCAATGCTCAGGGGCAGGGATGGTTGAGGCCTGCTATTGGTGTGGTTGAACTTTCTCAGTGCATAATTCAG GCTGTTCCACTAAGTGCAAGGAAAGCTACTGGAGGATCAAGTGAAGGCATTGCCCCCTTTTTACAGCTGCCACATTTTAGTGAGGCTGTTGTAAAAAAGATAGGCCGCAAG AAGGTGAGAGTGTTTCAGGAGCTCTGCGATATGTCTATGCAAGAGCGTGCTGAGTTGCTTTCTCAAGTTGCTGGTTTCTCGCCCGCTGAAGTAGAAGATGTTGAAATGGTTTTAGCAGCAATGCCTTCCATATCACTTGACATTAAATGTGAGACTGAAGGTGAAGAGGGTATACAAGAGGGTGACATTGTCACTGTTAATGCTTGGGTGACACTACAACGCGATAATGGTTTGATTGGTGCCCTTCCCCATGCCCCCTACTTTCCGTTTCACAAGGAGgaaaatttctggtttttgctTGCAGACAGTGTTTCCAATAATGTTTGGTTCTGGCAGAAGGTAAATTTCATGGAGGAAGCTGCAGCAATTACTGCCGCTTCCAAGACAATTGAGGAGACAATGGAGGGTTCAGGAGCAAACATGAAGGAGATCAGTGCCGCTGTCAAAGAAACCATTGACAAGGTGAAGAGTGGATCTAGATTGGTAACTGGCAAGTTACCTGCCCCAGCAGAGGGGAACTACAATTTGACGTGTTACTGTCTGTGCGACTCTTGGCTTGGTTGTGATAGAAGGacaaatttgaaggtaaagatTTTGAAGCGTACCCGAGCTGGTACACGTGGCGGTTTTGCGGAAGATGGACCAATTACAGAGGACGGGattgaagaggaggaagatgttGATGACGAGGAATACGACGAGGATTATGAGAGTGAGTACAGTGAAGATGAGGCGGATGAACAACAGGATACAAAACAGAAAGGCCCTGCTGCAAATGGCGATGCACACAAAGAAGGCACAGATTCAGAAGGTTCAGATTCAGAGGAGGAATAA
- the LOC126801658 gene encoding uncharacterized protein LOC126801658: MATPTDPTTPRHPKPIANLFSLFAAPKTTPSDSSPIAVKRLAYFFPISPKPILLSPLPPPPQPAAVNTPAPAPASESKSSTFPGKIKVAGLSSMIKGSGPAFVGQVFSMCDLSGTGLMAVTNQFDIPFISQRTPEWLKKMFASATNGERDDGPVFRFFMDLGDAVTYVKRLNIPSGVVGACRLDLAFEHFKQKPHLFQFVPNEKQVRAANKLLKGNAQNGKCIRVDGVPVFSAQNLDIAIASPDGIKWYTPYFFDKNMLDNILEESVDQHFHTLIQTRHMQRRRDVVDDNLAAEVIEEMGDNLWEPPEVQEVMDEIGNPGIPLSVISKAAEMQLHYTVDKVILGNRWLRKATGIQPKFPYMVDTFERRSVASFLRASESTMCLSDSEAVDDHKDSLQTSTSEIQAKDDVQTNTRSKSSHWFPFGDWFSHMWLKQKDKDGILSTQYIDETSQLNVHLPKITMVGISSTGEAGTMSRESVRKTMDDLTKELEQTDPEKASGIEATNEFRFEDIDPLFVANVGDYYSGKAKGGARFRVRE, from the exons ATGGCCACCCCAACCGACCCAACAACCCCCCGCCACCCAAAGCCCATCGCCAACCTCTTCTCCCTCTTCGCCGCCCCCAAAACGACGCCGTCCGACTCCTCCCCCATCGCCGTAAAGCGCCTCGCCTACTTCTTCCCCATCTCCCCCAAACCAATCCTCCTCTCTcccctccctcctcctcctcagccCGCCGCCGTCAACACCCCCGCGCCGGCGCCGGCGTCGGAGTCCAAATCGTCGACTTTCCCCGGGAAGATTAAGGTCGCCGGTCTGAGTTCGATGATCAAGGGCAGTGGGCCCGCCTTTGTGGGCCAGGTCTTCAGTATGTGCGACCTCTCCGGCACTGGGCTCATGGCCGTCACCAACCAGTTCGATATTCCCTTCATTTCTCAAAG GACTCCTGAGTGGCTCAAGAAGATGTTTGCTTCGGCTACTAATGGCGAGAGGGATGACGGCCCGGTGTTTCGGTTCTTTATGGATTTGGGGGATGCAG TTACGTATGTGAAGCGGCTGAATATTCCGAGTGGGGTGGTGGGTGCTTGTCGTCTCGATTTGGCTTTTGAGCATTTTAAG CAAAAGCCCCACCTATTTCAGTTTGTTCCAAATGAGAAACAG GTCAGGGCAGCTAACAAGCTTCTAAAAGGAAATGCACAGAATGGCAAGTGCATAAGGGTTGACGGTGTCCCAGTTTTTAGTGCTCAAAATTTGGATATTGCAATAGCAAGTCCAGATGGGATCAAATG GTATACCCCCTACTTTTTTGATAAAAACATGCTTGATAACATTCTTGAGGAATCCGTAGATCAACATTTCCATACTTTAATTCAAACTCGGCACATGCAGCGACGAAGGGATGTGGTTGATGACAACTTGGCTGCAGAAGTGATTGAAGAGATGGGAGATAATTTATGGGAACCTCCTGAG GTTCAAGAAGTGATGGATGAAATAGGGAATCCTGGAATACCATTGAGCGTCATATCAAAAGCAGCTGAAATGCAGCTTCACTATACAGTCGACAAAGTTATTCTGGGTAATAGGTGGCTAAGGAAGGCAACTGGCATTCAACCAAAATTTCCTTATATGGTCGACACTTTCGAGAGAAG GAGTGTGGCCTCTTTCCTTCGAGCTTCCGAGTCGACCATGTGCCTTTCCGATTCTGAAGCTGTTGATGATCACAAGGATTCTCTACAAACTAGCACATCTGAGATACAAGCAAAGGATGATGTGCAGACCAACACGAGAAGCAAATCCAGCCACTGGTTTCCTTTTGGAGATTGGTTTAGTCATATGTGGTTGAAACAAAAGGATAAAGATGGAATCTTATCCACACAATACATAGATGAGACCTCACAACTAAATGTGCACCTTCCTAAGATTACAATGGTTGGCATTTCATCAACTGGTGAGGCAGGGACCATGAGTAGAGAAAGTGTAAGGAAAACAATGGATGACTTAACCAAAGAACTGGAGCAGACGGATCCAGAAAAGGCCAGTGGTATTGAGGCCACTAATGAGTTTAGATTTGAAGATATAGATCCACTTTTTGTAGCAAATGTGGGTGATTACTATTCTGGCAAGGCAAAGGGTGGAGCACGATTTAGGGTACGTGAATGA